The genomic window CAGGAAGTCCGGTAAGAGGAGTTAGGATTTCTACAGATTCACCTGTTTTAAGCTGGTTTGTCCCAGCCGCAACTTCACCTTTGAAGTATGAGGTCCAGTATTCGCTTAATAAGGATATGTCCGATGCCAAAACTGTAACAGGCATAGAATCAACAAATAAAACACTGGACGGCCTTAGTGAAGGAACTACATATTACTGGAAGGTGAGATCATTTAATTCAGAAGGGAAAGCCTCCGCATTTTCAAACGTGGAAAGCTTTGTTGCAGCTTCAGTAACCGGCGTGGAAACGGGAAGCAACTCAGTTATTCCTGAAAAGTTTGAGGTTTCTAAGAACTATCCCAACCCGTTTAACCCGTCTACTGCAATCAGGCTGAGCCTGCCTGCGGCCTCTTTTGTGACGGTTAAGATTTACAATATGCTGGGACAGGAAGTAAAAACACTTCTTCATGGACAGACTGCTTCCGGCCTGCACACTCTGCTCTGGCATGGAGAGGACAACGCGGGCAGCATTCTTCCAAGCGGATCCTATATCTACAGGGTTACGGCAGGGGAGAATGTGACTACGGGAAAAATGATGTTCCTGAAATAACCCTCTCTGACGTGTAAAAGTAATTTGGGCCCCCTTAAAAGTAATATACTTGCAAGGGGGCCTGTTTATTCATTGCAGCTTGTTTTATGCAATTTACCCTTATATACCGGTATTTTTATTCATGGCTCATACCTTTTATTCTCTCTTCCTAAGGCTTTTGCCTTTTTGCATTATAATTCGTTTCCCATTTTAAATTATTTTGTTAACTTTGGATGATAAAAATTGCGGTTTATTTATTATCGGTCTTTTCGGGGCTAATATGGACGATCATAATAATACAGGATCTGATCCGGTAAAGAAAACCTTGAGACAGCCTGGAGATTGTGAGGCTTCACTCGATATGAAAGACTTTACCTTGAAGCATGACCCGCCGGGAATTTCCAGCTCAAGTCTGGAAATAATACTCGACTCCGTACCATCCTACATTTTTTATAAAGATGAAGACGACAGGTACGTAAATGTCAATAAGGCTATGGCTGAGGTTTGCGGAATCCAGAAGGAAAACTGGACCGGTAAGACAACCGCTGAACTGTTCCCGGACTTCTCGGCTGACTTCCTCCTGCTCGACCAGGAGGTAATCAGTAGCGGCAAGGCATTTAGAAATATCGAACAGCTTTTCCATACCCCTGAGGGGATTAAATGGCTTCAGACCGATAAGATCCCGCATATTGATGAAAATGGAAAAGTTAAAGGCGTAGTTTCAATTTCAACTGATATTACCAAACGCAAAGAAGTTGAAACTTCACTGAAGGTGTCTGAAACAAAGTACAGAATCGTTGCTGAAAATACATACGACTGGGAATTCTGGATAAGTCCCGATGGGTGCTTTATCTATTCATCCCCGTCCTGCATGAGAATTTCCGGCTACGGAGCTGAAGAATTTGAAAACGATCCTAAACTTTTTGAATCCATTATTTATCCTGAGGATTTGGACTTCTATCTGTCTCATACATGCGACAAAAAAAGCTACCATGAGCAGACTGAAATAGAATTCAGGATCGTAAAAAGAGGCGGGGAAGTGCGCTGGATTGCTCACCTCTCTCAGCCGGCCTATGGCCCGGAAAACGTGCTCCTGGGCAGACGCGGCAGCAACCGCGACATTACCGAAAGGAAAATTGCCGAAGAGGCCCTCTCCATGAGCGAAAAACGCTACAGGATTCTGGCTCAGAATTTTCCGAATGGATGCGTTATTCTCTTTGATAAAAATCTGCGCTACATAGTAGCCGACGGTAATGAAATTGCCAGAACCAGTCCTTACCTCGACTCTGTCGTAGGAAAAACTATATGGGAACTATATCCGCCTGAAACGTGTAAACTGATTGAGCCATTTTACCGCGCGGCTTTGGATGGCAAGGAAAATATTTTTATTCAAAAGCTCTTTGACAGGTTTTACGAATTCCATACTCTGCCAATAAAGGAAAAAGACGGCCTCGTCTCGGCTGGAATGTGCCTCATGCTGGACGTTACAAAAAAGATTCAAGACGAAGAAGAGCTAAAAGCCATTAATGCGGGCAAGGATAAGCTTTTCTCAATTATCGCACACGATCTTAAAAGCCCCTTTACTGCACTGCTGGGGTTTTCTGAATATATGACTAATTACCTGGAGGACCTCAACCCGGATGAAATTAAAGAGTTCGCAGGCAGCATCTATAAATCCGCCAGCGGCGTATATAAACTGATTGAAAATCTTTTGCAGTGGTCGCGCCTCCAGCTTGGAAGAATTGAGTTTGTACCCCAGGCATTTAACTTTTATGAGCTGGGTGACGAGGTCGTTCAGCTCTATCAGGCTAACGCCTGTAAAAAGAAGATAACGCTCTGCTATGAAATCGAACCGGCACTTATGGTTTATGCAGATAAGCAGATGACTGATACCATTTTGCGTAACCTCATCTCTAATGCAATTAAATTTACAGGGCAGGCCGGAACGGTCAGCCTAATGGCACAAAGGGATAAGGACGTCGTCAAAATTTCAGTAATCGATACAGGCAAGGGAATGGACAGCCTCCAGCTTTCAAAACTCTTCAGCTTAAGTGAAAACCGCACTACTCCGGGCACTGAGCAGGAGAAGGGAACAGGACTGGGACTTTTAATCTGCAAGGAATTTGTTGAAAAAAACGGAGGAACGCTTGCCGTCGAAAGCCTGACTGGCCATGGCAGCAGCTTTACTTTTACACTGCCTTTGGCCTTGAAATAAATGTGTGTTCATGAAATAAATAATCTGTTACAAAATTCTTTAATTGAACCTTAAATTAATCTAAAAAACGTGAGCTATATGAAAAAAATATTTTATGTATTGTTTGCCGGTTTTTTAATTGGATCATTGACATTCACAAGTGCACAAGAGAACAAAAAAATGACAGAATTACTCGATAAAGTAAAACAGCAGTTTGCTCCTGATAAGCGTACGGCAATTTTTAATGTTCATACGGTGGAAGAAAACGGGGCTGTAACTCTAAAAGGAGAAACAAACCTTCCGCATGCAAAAGATAAACTCCTCGCAGAACTGAAAAAAAATAACATTAAAGTTAAAGATGAAATTTCCATGCTCCCTTCAAAGGATCTGGAAGGAAAAACTTTCGGCGTTGTAGACCTTTCAGTTGCAAACCTCAGAACAAATCATGAACACTCGGCGGAAATGGCTACGCAGGGACTGCTTGGCACTCCTGTAAAGGTTCTTAAAAAAGATCACGGATGGTATCTCATTCAGACTCCCGATGAATATATTGCCTGGGTCGATGGCGACGGCGTTGAGACTATGACAAGAAGTGATTATGATAATTGGAATAATGCATCAAAAGTTATCTATACCGCTTTCTACGGCTTTACGCTCTCTGAACCCGATCTTAATGCGGCTCACGTTTCAGACATCGTTAAAGGAAATATCCTGAAATATATGGGCGAAGAGAAGGGTTTTGTAAAGGTTGAATATCCCGACCAAAGGATTGCTTTTATACCCAAAGATGAATGCACAGATTTTAACGGCTGGCTCGAGAGCCGTGACCCAAGTGCAGAAAACCTTATTAAAACCGGAAAGTCACTCATGGGCCTTCCTTACCTCTGGGGCGGTACTTCTGTCAAAGGAGCCGACTGCAGCGGCTTTACAAAGACGGTTTATTACTTAAACGGCGTTATTCTGCCGCGTGATGCCTCACAGCAGGTTTATTCAGGCGATCCTGTAGATACTAAAGACAGTTTCGATAACCTTAAACCGGGCGACCTGCTTTTCTTCGGAAACAAGGCAACGGCTACTACTAAAGAGAAAGCAACTCACGTTGCAATGTACATAGGTAACGGCGAGTATATTCATTCTTCCGGAAGGGTTAGAATAAATAGCCTCGACATGTCAAAGAAAGACTTCAACTCCCACAGGTTCGATACATTCCTGAGGGCAAGGAGAATTCTTACCTCACTGGATAAAAACGGAATATCACTCATAAAAAGCAACAATCTTAAACTGAAGGTTGAAAATGAAACAAAATAGAAGAGATTTCCTTAAAACATCCGGCCTAGCTGCCGGGACCGCTCTTTTAGGCGGATTCTCAAATAATATTTTTGCAAACAAATACATTAACACTATGAAATCCGGAAAAATGAAATTCAGGTTCAGACCCTATACTCTTGAACTTAAACACGTCTTTACAGTTGCCGAAGCCTCACGTTCAACTACACCTATCATGCTGACAGAAATTGAGTATGAAGGCGTTACCGGCTATGGAGAAGCCTCAATGCCTCCGTACCTGGGAGAGTCTCACGCCACGGCTACAGAGTTCCTTTCAAAGGTTGATTTATCCAGATATTCCAACCCTTTCGATCTTGACGACATACTTTCTGATATTGACGCAATTGCTCCGGGAAACCCCGCTGCCAAGGCTTCTGTTGATATCGCGCTTCATGACCTCATTGGAAAACTCATGAACCAGCCATGGTTTAATATCTGGGGTTACGACAAGAATAAAACGCCTAATACAACATTTACCATCGGCATCGATAAGCCCGACGTGGTAAGAAAGAAAACTCAGGAGGCTGTCTCAGGTTCCGAAGGCTTTAAGATCCTGAAGGTGAAGTTAGGCCTCGATAACGACAAGGAAATGATTGAAACCATCCGCTCGGTTACAAATGTACCCCTTACCGTCGACGCCAACCAGGGATGGAAGGATAAAGAGAAAGCAATTGATATGATCCATTGGCTTAAGGAACATAACGTCGTTTTTGTTGAACAGCCGATGCCCAAAACCATGATGGATGAAAATGCCTGGGTTACCGAACACAGCCCTCTTCCTACAATGGGCGATGAGGCGGTTCAGAGGCTTGTAGACGTACCTAAGGCTCACGGAGTATATTCCGGCATTAACATAAAGCTGATGAAAAGTACGGGCATGAGAGAAGCCCAGAAAATGCTCATCCTCGCACGCTCACTCGGAATGAAGGTTATGATAGGCTGCATGACTGAAACCTCTTGTGCTGTTTCTGCTGCCTCACAGCTTTCTCCCAAAGTCGACTGGGCTGATCTGGATGGCAACCTTCTTGTCAGCAACGATATCTATAAAGGTACAACCGTTGTTAACGGCAAAGTTACACTTACCGATCTGCCGGGCGTTGGTATTACAAAAATCTAATTGTTTTTTCAGGAAAGGTGAAGTGTTACTGAATGCTTCACCTTTCCCTTGCCAATTTTACTTGAGTCTTCCTATCAAAGGAGAGAACAAAATGCTTAAGACTTTTCTCACAGGAATTTTAATACTTTTTGCAGGAGTATCTATGGCTCGTACGAAAGCAGAAAAGATATTTCCTTATAATTATACAACAACAAAACTGGATAACGGATTGACGGTTATCCTTGTTCCCATGGACAGCCCCGGACTGACTTCATATTATTCAGTCGTCAGAACCGGGAGCAGGGATGAGTGGGAACCCGGCAAATCGGGCTTCGCCCATTTTTTCGAACACATGATGTTCAGGGGCACCGATAAATACCCGGGACCCGTTTATGACGGCATTATTACAAGCCTTGGTGCAGATGCAAACGCTTATACAAGCGATGACCTTACGGTCTACCACCTGAACTTTGCATCGGACGACCTGGAGAAGGTAATTGAACTTGAATCGGACCGCTTTCAGAACCTGAAGTATGACGTCCGCGAATTCCAGACTGAAAGCGGCGCGGTATACGGCGAATACCGCAAGGGCAAGACCAGCCCGTGGGAAGTTGCATTTGAAAAGCTCCAGGATATGGCTTTTGACAAGCACACCTATAAGCATACAACTATAGGCTTTGAGCAGGATATAAAAGACATGCCTAACATGTATGACTACAGCATTAGCTTCTTTAAGCGCTATTACCGCCCTGAAAATGTGGTCGTTCTTGTAGTGGGCGATTTCAAAAAGGATAACGCTCTTAAGCTCATTAAGAAGTATTATTCATCCTGGAAACCGGGCTATGTCAATCCTGAAATTACACCGGAGCCTCCACAGACAGCTGAACGCTCTACTGTTGTAAACTATCCCGGCAAAACATTGCCCCTTTTAATTGTATCCTATAAGGGTGATGCCTTTGACGTTAAGAATAAAAACATTTTGTCTTCAGTCCTGGTAGGCGATCTTGCCTTCGGCGAGACAAGCGACATTTATAAAAAACTTGTCCTTAAGGAGCAGAAAGTACAGTTTATTCAGGCCGATTTCGGCTTCAGCCGCGACCCTAAACTCCTTTATATCTACTCCATGGTTAAGGACCCGAAAGATGTTGAGTACGTCAAAGAGGAGATTTATAAGACACTTGCTGATTTTCAGAATACTCTGGTCGAAAAACAAAAACTCAGCAACCTGAAGAAAAAGGAAAGATACTCTTTCCTTATGCATCTGGATACTCCTGATAATGTGGCCGGATTCCTTCCGCAGTTTATTACACTTACAGGCGGAATAGACGTTGTTGATGAGCTTTACTCAGGTCTTGATAAGATCACTCCTGAGGATATACGCCAGGCAGCCAGGTTTTACTTTATGCCTGAGAAGAGAAATGTAGTTTTAGTCAGGGGAGAAAACTAATGACCAGATATTTCTTATTTTATATTTTAATCCTGTTTTCTGTCACTTCAATGGCAAAAACAAAAAATGGGAACCCTATGAAAGAGAGCCTTGTGCTGCTGCCGGTGAAAAATGATCCGACCGTCTCTTTGAAGATCTGGTTTAAGGCCGGGTCACAAAATGACCCCAGGGGTAAAGAAGGACTTGCCTATATTACGGCACGCCTTATCTCCGAAGGAGCCACTAAGAAAAACAGCTATGAACAGATCCTGGAAAAACTTTTCCCCCTGGCCGCAGGCTACAGCGCTTCTGCTTCTGCGGAAATGACGGTCTATTCGGGCAGGGTGCATAAGGATAACCTTGAGGTTTATTATCCTCTTTTCCTGGATGGAATTCTTCACCCCAGCTTCAGCCAGGAGGACTTCAGCAGAATTAAGGACGAGACAATTAATTATCTTACTACAACTCTTAAGTATTCCAGCGACGAGGAACTGGGCAAAGCTGTCCTTTACCAGTATATATTCCAGGACACCCCCTACGGCCATATTGAACAGGGGACAATAAGCGGTGTAAAGAGTATTACGCTCGAAGACGTCAGAAACTTCTATAACCAGTATTATAACAGGAACAATTTTGTAATTGGCCTTGCAGGCGGATATTCCAAAAAATTTGCCGACAGACTGCAGAAGGATCTACTCAGGCTTCCGGAAGGAACCCCCGGGACTGCCCCTGCAATTAACTATGAGCCCATCAAGGGCGTAAATGTTACAATGGTTAATAAGGATGCCCCTGCTACGGCAATTTCTTTCGGATTCCCCATTGATCTAATCAGGGGAGAAAAGGACTGGTACGCTCTGGCCATTGCAAACTCATGGCTTGGCGAACACAGAAACTCAAGCTCGCACCTCTATCAGGTAATTAGAGAAGCCAGGGGCTTGAACTACGGAGACTACAGCTACATAGAAAACTTCCCCAACGGCGGGCAGCGCCAGATGCCTCCTGTAAACGAAGCAAGGCGCCGGCAGATATTTGAAGTCTGGATTCGCCCTGTCCCAAATGAAACCAGGCACTTTGTGCTGAGAGCTGCAATGCGCGAGCTTAAAAATTTTATAGATAAGGGGCTTACGCCCGAAGAGTTTGAGCTTACAAGAAAATTCCTCAGGAATTATGTTCTGCATTATGCACCGGAGACTGAAATGCGTTTAGGTTACGCACTTGACGACAGGTTCTATGGCATTCAGGGAAGCCACCTGGAAACTTTCAGGAAAATGATGGACCAGCTGACAGTTGAAGACGTCAACCAGGCTATCAGAAAATATCTCAATTACGATAATATGAAGGTGGCTATAATTACCAAAGATGCCGAGGGCTTTAAGGAAGCTCTGGAAAACAACACAACTTCTCCAATTACCTATTCAACTCCAAAGGCTGACAAGGTTTATGAGGAGGATAAAGAGATTCAGGATTATAAGCTGAACATCCCGAATGGGAACATTAAAATTACAAACCTTGAGGAGCTCTTCAGATAAGCTATAAAAAAAAAGGCGGGAAAAAGTATTCCCGCCTTTTTTTACTTCCTGCTATTTCGGGCATCCCCAGCCTGAATGTGTAAGCTTTCCCTTGTACTTCCCGAACTGAGGTGGATTGTAGAAGAGATCAATTCCTTGTTTTGCAGCTTTCGAGTCAAAGGAGGCCTCTCTGGAACAATCGATGCATCCGGCGGCATCCAAAGCCGGAGTTATACGCGGCGTGGAACCTGTCTCATCCTGTATGTTCCTTTCCGCAGCTTTTGCATATTTGTACATGTTTAAGAAATCCTTAACCCTGTCGGCATCGTAAATGGCTATTGTAATCATTGTTCTGGTATCTTCCTTTAACCTCGTGAAAGCAGCCTCGGCAAAGCTTTTTAAGTATGAGTGCAGATCTTCTGTCTGGCCTGCCTGCGGAAGTTTCTTTAAGTGCTCACTGCTGATATAAGAAAGGTGCAGGTATTCAGGCGAGGCCATTATATAGCTGGCGTAAGGGGCAAGCTTTTCTATAACGCCGGGCGTACCGTTATAACACGTTGAAAGGAGCAGAAAGTCAAACTTCGCATCTCCTATCTGCGAAGCGTTCTTAAAAAGAGAAAGCGCTTTTGAGAGGTTGTCTATACTGAAGGGCTTTTCCGGATAAGAGGGATTATATCCCATTCCGCCTGATTCCGGTATCTCATGCCCGTAATAGAGGAAGAAGTTTCTTACTATTTTGCCCGGTAAGTCAGGAACATAAGAGGCGTACTCACGGAAAAACGTCGCCTCAATGTCGAGGTTTTGAAGTGACGCGTTGCTGTTATACGATTCATTCTCTATAAGCTGCCCGCTCCTGTAGTAGTAAAATTCCCCATCTTTTAAAGGGAAGAAGAAAAGAAAATGCCTCTTTGATTTCTGATGGAAAATAAATACTTCTGAATTAGGCAGCCCTTCGGCTACGGAAATTGCCTGACTGACCATCCTTTCATCAGCCTGAATTTCGTTCCCGTCATTGTCATGGTAAAGATAGCTCCCGTCGCCGTGTATATAATAAACGATTCTGTATTTTATACTGTCGGCCTGGACATGGTCTTCTTCCAGCTTTGACACATTACGGCATGAAAAAAACGAAATGCAGGCCCAAAAAAGCAAAATATAGATCCCAGGTTTCCCCATTCGAAACTCCAATACTTCAAAATAATCATAAGTCCGGGAACAGATGCTTCCCCGGACTTTATTTCTTTCATCTTTATCTTAAAGGATTATCTTACAAGAAGCAGTACCAGAATAACAATCAGCAGCAGGGTAGTAACGCTTATTGTTACCCACTGATCAGCCTGTTCCATATCCTGTTTTACGTAATCTGCAAAGTTATTCAGCTGATTATCCTGCACTTTTGTGTATCCCTTAAGGCCGTTTAACTCGTTATATTTATCTGCAACCGAAGCTTTGAGGGAATTTATTGCCTTTACGTCACCGGCAGGGATGCCCCGCATGTTTAAAATTGTAGTCAGTGCGTTATTGAACTTCTCAAATGAATTATTCAGAATCTCACGTTTTTCTGCAGGAGTCTGTGCCTCTTTAACCTTTACCGAAATGCTGTTGAAGTACTGTTTGAATTTATCCTGGATTTTAGCTGATTCTCCGCTTCCGGCAAAGGCTGCCTGCGAGAAGATAAATGCTAAGAGTAGCGCAGCAACTAACCGAATCCTGAACATATATTCCTCCTTCGTTATGTAAAGTATCTCTCTCGTTTTAAGTATGCCTACATATTTATATTATTATATTCATCATGCTTTTTCAAGAGCAATCACCAGTGTATATTCCTCAAAGTGCAGCCTCGGGCAGGAAATTTATAATTTAACTTGTTTTCTTGATTTTTCACTCCATTATCTTCATATTTACATATGATTATTAAAGATTTTTCACTCGCAGCCGGCATGAGCGACACTATCAGAATTACCGGCTACGGTCTTGAAAATATCAGCTCCCGGGCCT from Ignavibacteria bacterium includes these protein-coding regions:
- a CDS encoding insulinase family protein, whose translation is MTRYFLFYILILFSVTSMAKTKNGNPMKESLVLLPVKNDPTVSLKIWFKAGSQNDPRGKEGLAYITARLISEGATKKNSYEQILEKLFPLAAGYSASASAEMTVYSGRVHKDNLEVYYPLFLDGILHPSFSQEDFSRIKDETINYLTTTLKYSSDEELGKAVLYQYIFQDTPYGHIEQGTISGVKSITLEDVRNFYNQYYNRNNFVIGLAGGYSKKFADRLQKDLLRLPEGTPGTAPAINYEPIKGVNVTMVNKDAPATAISFGFPIDLIRGEKDWYALAIANSWLGEHRNSSSHLYQVIREARGLNYGDYSYIENFPNGGQRQMPPVNEARRRQIFEVWIRPVPNETRHFVLRAAMRELKNFIDKGLTPEEFELTRKFLRNYVLHYAPETEMRLGYALDDRFYGIQGSHLETFRKMMDQLTVEDVNQAIRKYLNYDNMKVAIITKDAEGFKEALENNTTSPITYSTPKADKVYEEDKEIQDYKLNIPNGNIKITNLEELFR
- a CDS encoding PAS domain-containing sensor histidine kinase, with the translated sequence MDDHNNTGSDPVKKTLRQPGDCEASLDMKDFTLKHDPPGISSSSLEIILDSVPSYIFYKDEDDRYVNVNKAMAEVCGIQKENWTGKTTAELFPDFSADFLLLDQEVISSGKAFRNIEQLFHTPEGIKWLQTDKIPHIDENGKVKGVVSISTDITKRKEVETSLKVSETKYRIVAENTYDWEFWISPDGCFIYSSPSCMRISGYGAEEFENDPKLFESIIYPEDLDFYLSHTCDKKSYHEQTEIEFRIVKRGGEVRWIAHLSQPAYGPENVLLGRRGSNRDITERKIAEEALSMSEKRYRILAQNFPNGCVILFDKNLRYIVADGNEIARTSPYLDSVVGKTIWELYPPETCKLIEPFYRAALDGKENIFIQKLFDRFYEFHTLPIKEKDGLVSAGMCLMLDVTKKIQDEEELKAINAGKDKLFSIIAHDLKSPFTALLGFSEYMTNYLEDLNPDEIKEFAGSIYKSASGVYKLIENLLQWSRLQLGRIEFVPQAFNFYELGDEVVQLYQANACKKKITLCYEIEPALMVYADKQMTDTILRNLISNAIKFTGQAGTVSLMAQRDKDVVKISVIDTGKGMDSLQLSKLFSLSENRTTPGTEQEKGTGLGLLICKEFVEKNGGTLAVESLTGHGSSFTFTLPLALK
- a CDS encoding insulinase family protein, which encodes MARTKAEKIFPYNYTTTKLDNGLTVILVPMDSPGLTSYYSVVRTGSRDEWEPGKSGFAHFFEHMMFRGTDKYPGPVYDGIITSLGADANAYTSDDLTVYHLNFASDDLEKVIELESDRFQNLKYDVREFQTESGAVYGEYRKGKTSPWEVAFEKLQDMAFDKHTYKHTTIGFEQDIKDMPNMYDYSISFFKRYYRPENVVVLVVGDFKKDNALKLIKKYYSSWKPGYVNPEITPEPPQTAERSTVVNYPGKTLPLLIVSYKGDAFDVKNKNILSSVLVGDLAFGETSDIYKKLVLKEQKVQFIQADFGFSRDPKLLYIYSMVKDPKDVEYVKEEIYKTLADFQNTLVEKQKLSNLKKKERYSFLMHLDTPDNVAGFLPQFITLTGGIDVVDELYSGLDKITPEDIRQAARFYFMPEKRNVVLVRGEN
- a CDS encoding twin-arginine translocation signal domain-containing protein → MKQNRRDFLKTSGLAAGTALLGGFSNNIFANKYINTMKSGKMKFRFRPYTLELKHVFTVAEASRSTTPIMLTEIEYEGVTGYGEASMPPYLGESHATATEFLSKVDLSRYSNPFDLDDILSDIDAIAPGNPAAKASVDIALHDLIGKLMNQPWFNIWGYDKNKTPNTTFTIGIDKPDVVRKKTQEAVSGSEGFKILKVKLGLDNDKEMIETIRSVTNVPLTVDANQGWKDKEKAIDMIHWLKEHNVVFVEQPMPKTMMDENAWVTEHSPLPTMGDEAVQRLVDVPKAHGVYSGINIKLMKSTGMREAQKMLILARSLGMKVMIGCMTETSCAVSAASQLSPKVDWADLDGNLLVSNDIYKGTTVVNGKVTLTDLPGVGITKI
- a CDS encoding C40 family peptidase, coding for MKKIFYVLFAGFLIGSLTFTSAQENKKMTELLDKVKQQFAPDKRTAIFNVHTVEENGAVTLKGETNLPHAKDKLLAELKKNNIKVKDEISMLPSKDLEGKTFGVVDLSVANLRTNHEHSAEMATQGLLGTPVKVLKKDHGWYLIQTPDEYIAWVDGDGVETMTRSDYDNWNNASKVIYTAFYGFTLSEPDLNAAHVSDIVKGNILKYMGEEKGFVKVEYPDQRIAFIPKDECTDFNGWLESRDPSAENLIKTGKSLMGLPYLWGGTSVKGADCSGFTKTVYYLNGVILPRDASQQVYSGDPVDTKDSFDNLKPGDLLFFGNKATATTKEKATHVAMYIGNGEYIHSSGRVRINSLDMSKKDFNSHRFDTFLRARRILTSLDKNGISLIKSNNLKLKVENETK